One segment of Solanum stenotomum isolate F172 chromosome 1, ASM1918654v1, whole genome shotgun sequence DNA contains the following:
- the LOC125853411 gene encoding NADPH-dependent pterin aldehyde reductase — MTLPPMPTPAGNPSMRSAGGAIRTLLITGVSRGLGKALALELAKRGHYIIGCARSQDKLNAFQTELASSTNPPSENKHLLMSVDVSLNSSVEEFARAVMEKKGVPDIIVNCAGTINRNNKLWEVPAEEFDSVIDTNLKGTANVLRHFIPLMLEKKQGVLVNMSSGWGRSGAAQVAPYCASKWAIEGLTASVAKELPPGMAAVALNPGVIYTDMLQSCFGNSASLYQTPESWAPKAANMILNLTMADNGASLSV, encoded by the exons aTGACACTACCGCCAATGCCTACTCCGGCAGGAAATCCGAGTATGCGATCAGCCGGAGGAGCGATACGGACGTTGCTAATCACCGGCGTGAGCCGAGGGTTGGGAAAAGCCCTAGCCCTAGAATTGGCAAAGAGAGGACACTACATCATCGGCTGCGCTCGTTCTCAGGACAAGCTCAATGCCTTTCAAACCGAGCTCGCTTCCTCTACTAATCCTCCTTCAGAGAACAAACACCTCCTCATGAGCGTCGATGTG AGTCTAAATAGCAGTGTTGAAGAGTTCGCACGTGCTGTTATGGAGAAAAAGGGCGTTCCTGATATCATTG TGAACTGTGCGGGAACTATTAATAGGAACAACAAACTTTGGGAAGTGCCAGCTGAAGAGTTTGATTCTGTCATTGATACTAACCTGAAAGGAACTGCAAATGTTCTGCGTCACTTTATTCCCCTAATGCTTGAGAAGAAGCAAGGAGTGCTCGTAAATATGTCTTCTGGATGGGGAAGATCTGGCGCGGCACAG GTGGCACCCTATTGTGCTTCAAAATGGGCGATTGAAGGTTTGACAGCGTCAGTTGCGAAGGAGTTACCCCCTGGAATGGCAGCTGTTGCACTTAATCCTGGTGTCATTTACACGGACATGCTTCAGTCATGCTTTGGCAATTCAGCATCCCTATACCAGACACCTGAGTCATG GGCTCCAAAGGCGGCTAATATGATACTAAATCTAACCATGGCTGATAATGGGGCATCTCTTTCAGTGTAA
- the LOC125875904 gene encoding zinc finger CCCH domain-containing protein 5 produces the protein MTGPISVEEDDKQAPGLQRHGEPISASVEDQICNNRKEKRKLTKKEKRKQRRKELAEKTRQEEEAKLNDPEELRRIQLEEEEEKERLERERREFEEREKLFLEALARKEAQEVEEEERRRVEEEEEKAKQSQVALENEPDGDDEWEYVEDGPPEIIWQGNEIIVKRNKVKVKKKDPDPAILKEDPNRPTSNPLAPQSEVYADYKNASSLSAQQLLENVAVQTPNFGTEQDKAHCPFHLKTGACRFGSRCSRVHFYPDKSCTLLMKNMYCGPGFAWEQDEGLEYTDEEVECSFEEFYEDVHTEFLKFGEIINFKVCRNSSSHLRGNVYVHYKDIDSAVLAYHSINGRYFASKQITCEFVSVTKWKVAICGEFMKSKLKSCSRGTACNFIHCFRNPGGDYEWADLDKPPPRYWLTKMAALFGYADESVYDRRLERKNSERMLNSYKMLAADFDRHRYDSRERRSHSRESRSSRIHYDDYDFHKRTHQERGDRTDKKRCKTLDKKQFEEGTGQHEEETHHHGENRYHSSDSDWDLSDREKEGVRRHHSTGRRSRNHHNEKMGRQHRNSDIKKRVCGSDSGDDLPEKKRCRDAGSGNRERGSRHRKEDRNTDSSGEWLDETRDRSLHHKKRRSRSRHHNGVPSSPDRWDKRSKSHDSNTTGDWTAAIADKRKPSSDKSVDSDTDYPYHHSEDIGERGRWEPDEGATGTHSKSSKKSVINDSEDHNVESELNDDGD, from the exons ATGACGGGACCGATATCAGTCGAAGAAGACGACAAGCAAGCACCGGGACTTCAACGACACGGCGAACCAATTTCGGCGTCGGTGGAGGATCAGATATGCAACAATCGCAAGGAGAAAAGGAAGTTGACgaagaaggagaagaggaaGCAGAGAAGGAAGGAACTAGCGGAGAAGACGCGCCAGGAGGAGGAGGCTAAGCTGAATGATCCCGAGGAGCTTCGCAGGATTCAGttggaggaagaggaagagaaggAGAGATTAGAGAGAGAAAGGAGAGAGTTTGAGGAAAGAGAGAAGCTCTTTCTCGAAGCACTGGCTCGAAAGGAAGCTCAAgaggtagaagaagaagaacgaaGGAGAgtggaagaagaggaagaaaaggCAAAACAAAGCCAG GTTGCCCTTGAGAATGAGCCAGATGGAGATGACGAGTGGGAATATGTAGAAGACGGGCCTCCTGAAATTATATGGCAAGGAAATGAGATAATTGTGAAGAGGAATAAAGTgaaagtgaaaaagaaggatCCAGATCCTGCGATTCTGAAAGAG GATCCCAATAGACCAACATCCAATCCACTGGCTCCACAATCTGAAGTCTATGCTGACTACAAGAATGCTTCGTCTCTTTCAGCACAACAGTTGTTGGAGAATGTTGCTGTTCAAACTCCAAATTTTGGAACTGAGCAG GATAAAGCTCATTGTCCTTTCCACCTAAAAACTGGGGCTTGCCGATTTGGTTCACGCTGCAGTAGGGTTCACTTTTATCCCGATAAATCCTGCACTTTGCTCATGAAGAACATGTACTGTGGACCTGGATTTGCTTGGGAGCAGGATGAGGGGCTTGAG TATACAGATGAGGAGGTTGAATGTAGTTTTGAGGAATTTTATGAGGATGTTCACACGGAATTTTTGAAGTTTGgagaaattataaatttcaag GTGTGTAGAAACAGTTCATCTCATTTGCGAGGAAACGTTTATGTACACTACAAAGATATAGATTCTGCAGTGCTTGCTTATCATTCTATAAATGGCCGTTACTTCGCTAGCAAACAG ATCACATGCGAGTTTGTTAGCGTAACCAAATGGAAGGTTGCCATATGTGGGGAATTCATGAAATCAAAGCTTAAG TCATGCTCCCGTGGAACTGCATGCAACTTTATCCATTGTTTCCGCAATCCTGGTGGAGATTATGAATGGGCGGACTTGGATAAACCACCGCCAAGATACTGGCTTACGAAGATGGCTGCTTTGTTTGGGTATGCTGATGAGTCTGTCTATGATAGACGGCTTGAACGGAAAAACTCAGAACGGATGTTGAATTCCTACAAGATGCTGGCAGCTGATTTTGACAG GCATCGCTATGATTCAAGGGAGAGAAGGTCTCACTCAAGGGAGAGCAGAAGTTCAAGGATTcactatgatgattatgattTTCATAAAAGGACACATCAAGAGAGAGGCGACCGTACTGATAAAAAACGGTGCAAAACTCTTGATAAGAAACAATTCGAAGAGGGGACAGGACAACATGAAGAGGAAACACATCATCATGGTGAAAATAGATACCACAGTAGTGACTCTGATTGGGATTTATCTGACAGAGAGAAAGAGGGAGTGAGACGCCACCATAGCACAGGGAGAAGATCAAGAAACCACCATAATGAAAAAATGGGGCGTCAACATCGTAATAGTGACATCAAAAAACGAGTTTGCGGTTCCGACTCTGGTGATGATTTGCCGGAAAAGAAGAGATGTAGAGATGCAGGATCTGGTAACAGAGAGAGGGGCTCAAGACATAGGAAGGAAGATCGTAATACAGATTCTAGCGGTGAGTGGTTGGATGAGACACGAGACAGAAGTTTGCATCACAAGAAAAGAAGAAGCAGGTCTAGGCATCATAACGGTGTTCCATCATCACCTGATCGCTGGGATAAGAGAAGCAAAAGCCATGATAGTAATACCACTGGTGACTGGACTGCTGCTATCGCAGATAAAAGAAAGCCAAGTTCTGACAAGAGTGTCGATTCAGATACGGATTACCCTTATCACCATAGTGAAGACATTGGGGAAAGAGGCCGCTGGGAACCTGATGAAGGTGCTACTGGAACACACTCTAAAAGTAGTAAGAAGTCTGTAATTAATGATTCTGAAGATCACAATGTGGAATCTGAGTTGAATGATGATGGGGACTGA